A genomic window from Solanum dulcamara chromosome 11, daSolDulc1.2, whole genome shotgun sequence includes:
- the LOC129875028 gene encoding AP2-like ethylene-responsive transcription factor ANT, producing the protein MKSFSNDDNSNNNWLGFSLSPHINSLEGPLTEHHHSTQPGSSSDVQSSVPIRFSQTHLNYPAMYYEGDNASLFSSLSAMPLKSDGSLCIMKGFNRSQQPQGMVCSTPKLEDFLGDAAMGSHHYEGCNRGGMAHSLHNIYYNQHQENETTNSQDFLNHIQENTRQQQQQQQQYPDFSVFRGHELYHSTEQGKTECSNLQVPTMTGDEMSCMNNWVSRNYQNPTGHALEQNMIGCMADNGAESGSVGAMTYGDFKSLSLSMSPGSQSSCVTGTQTQQISPTVTDCIAMETKKRGPEKANHQKQIVHRKSIDTFGQRTSQYRGVTRHRWTGRYEAHLWDNSCKKEGQSRKGRQVYLGGYDMEDKAARSYDLAALKYWGPSTHINFPLENYQQELEEMKNMTRQEYVAHLRRKSSGFSRGASMYRGVTRHHQHGRWQARIGRVAGNKDLYLGTFSTQEEAAEAYDIAAIKFRGVNAVTNFDISRYDVERIMASNTLLAGDLARRKKDTETSKEVCNQNLIANASHHGEVNIQNKEENGNAVDWTMSLYQSSSAGIDTNTMSSTTLQGQMDESARISTHLSNASSLVTSLGSSREVSPAKNNAHLMHNFAMPQSAPKLISSPANNITSWISSAQLRSNVPVFAAWTDA; encoded by the exons ATGAAGTCTTTCAGTAATGATgacaatagcaacaacaactgGCTTGGTTTTTCACTTTCCCCACACATAAACAGCTTAGAAGGTCCTCTTACTGAACACCATCACAGTACTCAACCTGGTTCATCAAGTGATGTTCAAAGTTCAGTCCCTATTAGATTTTctcaaactcatctcaactaTCCAGCTATGTACTATGAAGGTGACAATGCAAGCCTTTTCTCTTCTTTATCAGCTATGCCTCTCAAGTCTGATGGTTCATTATGCATTATGAAAGGTTTCAACAGGTCACAACAACCACAAG GTATGGTATGTTCAACACCTAAACTGGAAGACTTTCTTGGTGATGCAGCAATGGGGTCCCATCACTATGAAGGTTGTAACAGAGGAGGCATGGCTCACAGTTTACACAACATTTACTATAACCAACATCAAGAAAATGAGACCACCAACAGCCAAGATTTCTTGAACCACATTCAAGAAAACACTAgacagcagcagcagcaacaacaacagtacCCTGATTTCTCAGTATTTAGAGGCCATGAACTCTATCACTCAACAGAGCAGGGGAAAACAGAGTGCAGCAATCTTCAGGTTCCAACAATGACAGGTGATGAAATGTCTTGCATGAATAACTGGGTGTCAAGAAACTATCAGAATCCAACAGGACATGCATTAGAACAGAATATGATAGGCTGCATGGCTGATAATGGTGCAGAATCTGGCTCTGTTGGTGCCATGACGTATGGAGATTTTAAATCCCTTAGCTTATCAATGAGCCCTGGTTCTCAATCAAGCTGCGTTACTGGAACACAAACGCAACAAATCTCTCCAACTGTCACAGATTGTATTGCCATGGAAACAAAGAAAAGAGGTCCTGAGAAGGCGAATCATCAAAAGCAAATTGTTCATAGAAAGTCTATCGATACATTTGGCCAAAGAACCTCACAGTATCGAGGCGTCACTAG GCATCGATGGACTGGTAGATACGAAGCTCATCTATGGGACAACagttgtaagaaagaaggacaGAGCAGGAAAGGAAGACAAG TCTATCTAG gTGGATATGACATGGAAGATAAAGCTGCAAGATCATATGATTTAGCTGCACTCAAGTACTGGGGACCCTCCACACACATTAATTTCCCG TTGGAAAATTATCAACAAGAGCTTGAAGAAATGAAGAACATGACAAGGCAAGAATATGTAGCTCACTTGAGAAG AAAAAGTAGTGGATTTTCAAGAGGAGCTTCAATGTATAGAGGGGTAACAAG ACACCATCAGCACGGAAGATGGCAAGCTCGTATCGGCCGAGTGGCCGGGAACAAGGACCTCTATTTGGGGACATTTA GCACCCAAGAAGAAGCGGCTGAGGCCTATGACATTGCTGCAATTAAATTTCGTGGTGTAAATGCTGTGACAAACTTTGATATATCAAGGTACGATGTGGAGCGTATTATGGCTAGTAACACCCTTCTTGCTGGTGACTTAGCTAGGAGAAAAAAAGACACAGAAACAAGCAAAGAAGTCTGTAATCAAAACCTTATTGCAAATGCGAGCCATCATGGTGAAGTTAATATCCAGAATAAAGAGGAAAATGGAAATGCAGTAGATTGGACAATGTCACTTTATCAGTCTTCCTCTGCTGGAATTGATACAAACACAATGAGCTCCACTACACTGCAAGGTCAGATGGACGAATCTGCGCGAATTAGCACTCATTTGTCAAATGCTTCTTCGCTAGTGACTAGCCTTGGCAGCTCGCGAGAAGTCAGCCCTGCCAAAAACAATGCACATTTGATGCATAATTTCGCGATGCCTCAATCTGCACCGAAGCTAATCTCTAGTCCAGCAAATAATATCACCTCTTGGATCTCATCAGCCCAGTTAAGGTCTAATGTCCCTGTTTTTGCTGCATGGACAGATGCTTAA